The following proteins are encoded in a genomic region of Oryza brachyantha chromosome 11, ObraRS2, whole genome shotgun sequence:
- the LOC102704186 gene encoding abscisic stress-ripening protein 5-like: MADEKKHHLFHRKKDEEEERPVGDQYGAGEGVYTAETVTTEVVTTGQDEYERYKKEEKQHKHKQHLGEAGAIAAGAFALYEKHEAKKDPENAHRHKITEEIAATAAVGAGGYAFHERHEKKKDGKSAEEATGEKKHHLFG, encoded by the exons ATGGCGGATGAGAAGAAGCACCACCTGTTCCACCGCAagaaggacgaggaggaggagaggcccGTCGGAGATCAgtacggcgccggcgagggggtCTACACGGCGGAGACGGTGACCACGGAGGTGGTCACCACCGGGCAGGACGAGTACGAGAGGTACAAGAAGGAGGAGAAGCAGCACAAGCACAAGCAGCACCTCGGCGaggccggcgccatcgccgccggcgccttcGCCCTG TACGAGAAGCACGAGGCGAAGAAGGACCCGGAGAACGCGCACAGGCACAAGATCACGGAGGAGatcgccgccacggcggccgtcggcgccggcggctacGCCTTCCACGAGCGCcacgagaagaagaaggacgGCAAGAGCGCCGAGGAGGCCA